The Streptomyces sp. Je 1-332 genome has a window encoding:
- a CDS encoding rod shape-determining protein, which translates to MSFIGRDMAVDLGTANTLVYVRGRGIVLNEPSVVAINTNTGGILAVGAEAKKMIGRTPGNIVAVRPLKDGVIADFEITERMLRYFILKIHKRRYLARPRVVVCVPSGITGVERRAVIEASSQAGARQVHIIEEPMAAAIGSGLPVHEATGNMVVDIGGGTTEVAVISLGGIVTAQSIRVAGDELDNAIIQHIKKEYSLLLGERTAEQIKITIGSAYDMDADEHTEIRGRDLVSGLPKTVVISAAEVRKAIEEPVNAIVDAVKTTLDKCPPELSGDVMDRGIVLTGGGALLRGLDERLRRETGMPIHIAEDPLDSVALGSGKCVEEFEALQQVLDASPRR; encoded by the coding sequence ATGTCGTTCATCGGCCGTGACATGGCTGTCGACCTCGGGACCGCCAACACGCTGGTGTACGTCAGGGGTCGCGGGATCGTTCTCAACGAACCGTCCGTCGTCGCGATCAACACCAACACCGGTGGCATCCTCGCTGTCGGCGCCGAAGCCAAGAAGATGATCGGTCGCACGCCGGGCAACATCGTTGCCGTGCGACCGCTGAAGGACGGCGTCATCGCCGACTTCGAGATCACCGAGCGGATGCTCCGCTACTTCATCCTGAAGATCCACAAGCGGCGCTACCTCGCCCGCCCGCGGGTCGTCGTCTGTGTGCCCTCCGGTATCACCGGAGTCGAGCGCCGCGCCGTCATCGAGGCCTCCTCGCAGGCCGGCGCCCGCCAGGTGCACATCATCGAGGAGCCCATGGCCGCGGCCATCGGTTCCGGCCTGCCGGTCCACGAGGCCACCGGCAACATGGTGGTCGACATCGGCGGCGGCACCACCGAGGTCGCCGTCATCTCGCTCGGCGGAATCGTCACGGCACAGTCGATCCGCGTCGCGGGCGACGAGCTGGACAACGCGATCATCCAGCACATCAAGAAGGAGTACTCCCTCCTCCTCGGTGAGCGCACGGCCGAGCAGATCAAGATCACCATCGGTTCGGCGTACGACATGGACGCCGACGAGCACACCGAGATCCGCGGCCGTGACCTGGTCTCCGGGCTGCCCAAGACCGTCGTCATCTCCGCCGCAGAGGTCCGCAAGGCCATCGAGGAGCCGGTGAACGCGATCGTCGACGCGGTCAAGACGACCCTCGACAAGTGCCCGCCGGAGCTTTCCGGTGACGTGATGGACCGCGGCATCGTTCTCACAGGAGGTGGCGCCCTGCTGCGCGGCCTCGACGAGCGTCTCCGCCGCGAGACGGGCATGCCGATCCACATCGCCGAGGACCCGCTGGACAGCGTGGCGCTCGGTTCCGGCAAGTGCGTCGAGGAGTTCGAGGCGCTCCAGCAAGTGCTCGACGCGTCGCCGCGCCGTTGA
- the mreD gene encoding rod shape-determining protein MreD translates to MRFNRILLSTTLIVVALVIQVSVLARLQLPGAVPDLVLLTVLGLALVYGHVGGALIGFGAGLLADLAPPADHAAGRYALVLCVVGYLAGLAKPDTGRLRSATAPLVVVVGAAIGSTLLYAGVGALVGDTAARHVGMVKLLFTAALYDLLLAPFTVPLIIALARRAENDPLGETSPANKAATDVASGWLSSGTGLRIGNQRGGLRMKAAKARVARAGRIKGVKRL, encoded by the coding sequence ATGCGCTTCAACCGAATCCTGCTCTCCACCACCCTCATCGTCGTCGCCCTGGTCATCCAGGTCAGCGTCCTCGCCCGGCTGCAACTGCCGGGCGCGGTCCCCGACCTGGTGCTGCTCACGGTGCTCGGCCTCGCCCTGGTCTACGGCCATGTGGGCGGCGCCCTCATCGGCTTCGGCGCCGGACTCCTCGCGGACCTGGCACCGCCGGCCGACCACGCGGCCGGGCGCTACGCCCTGGTCCTGTGCGTCGTCGGCTACCTCGCGGGCCTGGCCAAGCCGGATACCGGGCGGCTCAGGTCGGCCACCGCGCCGCTCGTCGTGGTCGTGGGGGCGGCCATCGGATCGACCCTGCTCTACGCGGGCGTGGGCGCCCTCGTCGGCGACACCGCGGCCCGACACGTGGGCATGGTCAAGCTCCTCTTCACGGCCGCCCTGTACGACCTGCTGCTCGCGCCGTTCACGGTGCCCCTGATCATCGCGCTCGCCCGCAGAGCCGAGAACGACCCCCTGGGGGAGACCTCACCCGCCAACAAGGCCGCCACGGACGTCGCCTCCGGCTGGCTCTCGTCCGGCACCGGCCTGCGCATCGGCAACCAGCGCGGCGGCCTGCGGATGAAGGCGGCCAAGGCCCGCGTCGCGCGCGCCGGACGCATCAAGGGGGTCAAGCGCCTGTGA
- a CDS encoding TIGR03960 family B12-binding radical SAM protein, with product MPVESVFPRLEALLPHVQKPIQYVGGELNSTVKDWDECDVRWALMYPDAYEVGLPNQGVMILYEVLNEREGVLAERTYSVWPDLEELMREHKVPQFTVDSHRPVSAFDVFGLSFSTELGYTNMLTALDLAGIPLSAKDRTVDHPIVLAGGHAAFNPEPIAEFIDCAVIGDGEQAVLDMTAIIREWKAEGRPGGREEVLFRLARTGSVYVPGFYDVEYLPDGRIGRVVPNKSGVPWRVSKHTVMDLDEWPYPKQPLVPLAETVHERMSVEIFRGCTRGCRFCQAGMITRPVRERSITGIGDMVEKGLKATGFEEVGLLSLSSADHTEIADVAKGLADRYEEDKIGLSLPSTRVDAFNIDLANELTRNGRRSGLTFAPEGGSERMRKVINKMVSEEDLIRTVATAYGNGWRQVKLYFMLGLPTETDEDVLQIADMAANVIAKGREVAGNDIRCTVSIGGFVPKPHTPFQWAPQLSAEETDARLAKLRDKIRGDKKYGRSIGFRYHDGKPGIVEGLLSRGDRRIGSVIRAVYEDGGRFDGWREHFSYDRWMACAEKTLPEFGVDVDWYTTRERTYEEVLPWDHLDSGLDKDWLWDDWQDSLDETEVEDCRWTPCFDCGVCPQMQTEIQIGPTGKKLLPLSVVK from the coding sequence ATGCCTGTCGAGTCCGTCTTCCCACGCCTGGAAGCGCTTCTCCCGCACGTCCAGAAGCCCATCCAGTACGTCGGCGGAGAGCTCAACTCCACCGTCAAGGACTGGGACGAATGTGACGTCCGCTGGGCGCTCATGTACCCGGACGCCTACGAGGTGGGGCTGCCCAACCAGGGCGTCATGATCCTCTACGAGGTACTGAACGAGCGCGAGGGCGTCCTCGCCGAGCGCACGTACAGCGTCTGGCCGGACCTCGAAGAGCTGATGCGGGAGCACAAGGTCCCGCAGTTCACCGTGGACAGCCACCGCCCGGTCAGCGCGTTCGACGTCTTCGGGCTCAGCTTCTCCACGGAGCTCGGGTACACGAACATGCTCACGGCCCTGGACCTGGCGGGCATCCCGCTGTCGGCCAAGGACCGCACGGTCGACCACCCCATCGTCCTCGCCGGAGGCCACGCGGCCTTCAACCCCGAGCCGATCGCGGAGTTCATCGACTGCGCGGTCATCGGCGACGGCGAGCAGGCCGTGCTCGACATGACCGCGATCATCCGCGAGTGGAAGGCCGAGGGCCGCCCCGGCGGCCGCGAGGAAGTCCTGTTCCGCCTCGCGCGGACCGGCTCCGTCTACGTCCCCGGGTTCTACGACGTCGAGTACCTCCCGGACGGGCGGATCGGCCGCGTCGTACCGAACAAGTCCGGTGTCCCGTGGCGCGTGTCCAAGCACACCGTCATGGACCTGGACGAGTGGCCCTACCCCAAGCAGCCCCTCGTGCCGCTCGCGGAGACCGTCCACGAGCGCATGTCCGTGGAGATCTTCCGCGGCTGCACCCGCGGCTGCCGCTTCTGCCAGGCCGGCATGATCACGCGCCCCGTGCGGGAGCGAAGCATCACCGGCATCGGCGACATGGTGGAGAAGGGCCTCAAGGCGACCGGCTTCGAAGAGGTCGGCCTGCTGTCCCTGTCCTCCGCGGACCACACGGAGATCGCGGATGTCGCCAAGGGCCTCGCGGACCGGTACGAGGAAGACAAGATCGGCCTCTCGCTGCCCTCGACCCGCGTCGACGCCTTCAACATCGACCTGGCGAACGAGCTGACGAGGAACGGCCGCCGTTCAGGCCTCACCTTCGCCCCCGAGGGCGGCAGCGAGCGGATGCGGAAGGTCATCAACAAGATGGTCTCCGAAGAGGACCTGATCCGCACCGTCGCGACCGCGTACGGCAACGGCTGGCGTCAGGTCAAGCTGTACTTCATGCTCGGCCTGCCCACCGAGACCGACGAGGACGTCCTGCAGATCGCGGACATGGCGGCGAACGTCATCGCCAAGGGCCGCGAGGTCGCGGGCAACGACATCCGCTGCACTGTCTCCATCGGCGGCTTCGTGCCCAAGCCGCACACGCCCTTCCAGTGGGCCCCGCAGCTGTCGGCCGAGGAGACGGACGCCCGCCTCGCGAAGCTGCGCGACAAGATCCGCGGCGACAAGAAGTACGGCCGCTCGATCGGCTTCCGCTACCACGACGGCAAGCCCGGCATCGTCGAGGGCCTGCTCTCGCGCGGCGACCGCCGTATCGGTTCGGTCATCCGCGCGGTGTACGAGGACGGCGGCCGCTTCGACGGCTGGCGCGAGCACTTCAGCTACGACCGCTGGATGGCCTGTGCCGAGAAGACGCTGCCCGAGTTCGGCGTGGACGTCGACTGGTACACCACGCGTGAGCGCACGTACGAGGAGGTCCTGCCCTGGGACCACCTGGACTCCGGTCTCGACAAGGACTGGCTCTGGGACGACTGGCAGGACTCGCTCGACGAGACCGAG
- a CDS encoding DUF4233 domain-containing protein, with the protein MRTLCASTLIGEFFVVGFAGLVAMKDPDLTMSTVWTVCGITMLLCVLLCGVITRPGGVQLGWALQIALIASGFVVPIMFFMGAVFAALWWASIHFGRKIDEAKARFAAQAEAEA; encoded by the coding sequence GTGCGTACGCTCTGCGCTTCGACGTTGATCGGCGAGTTCTTCGTCGTCGGTTTCGCCGGTCTGGTCGCCATGAAGGACCCGGATCTGACGATGAGCACGGTCTGGACGGTCTGCGGCATCACGATGCTGCTGTGCGTCCTGCTGTGCGGAGTGATCACCAGGCCCGGTGGGGTGCAGCTCGGCTGGGCGCTGCAGATCGCGCTCATCGCGAGCGGCTTCGTCGTACCGATCATGTTCTTCATGGGGGCGGTGTTCGCCGCGCTGTGGTGGGCCTCGATCCACTTCGGCCGGAAGATCGACGAGGCGAAGGCCAGGTTCGCGGCACAGGCGGAAGCCGAGGCCTAG
- a CDS encoding CYTH and CHAD domain-containing protein, translating into MAETKREIERKYDVEAAAELPDLTGVASVAKVVDQGVVELDAVYHDTTDHLLLSDSITLRRRTGGDDEGWHLKLPVSRIEGARDEIQAPLADSVPSELSALVRSRVRGAELVPVMRLLTARDLRHLLDGKGALLAELSIDRVRAERLTEGGGTAEWAEIEVELADDVDPALLDAIEKKLKKLGVERSAAASKLAKAQAGTALSAARQLVAEGTLKPAKGKKGQKGERYTVIQPKDSAVQPDPVTAADHVLAYIRTQRDALVALDPDVRRDLPDSVHQMRVATRRMRSAFRSYRKLLDRSVTDPIGDELKWLAGELGVDRDQEVLAERLTGRIDAVPGTLLLGPVRARLSIWNVAGSVDARSRTVAALESSRYVQLLDSVDALLADPPLRKAATAAPGKALPKAARKDFARLEARIEHALALAPGEERDVAMHRARKAAKRARYAGEAAKPALGKPAKRFAKRMKAVQKVLGDHQDSVVAREALRNLAIQAHAAGETAFTWGLLYGQEEARAAEREHELPAVWHRASRPKLRSSLGG; encoded by the coding sequence ATGGCGGAGACAAAGCGGGAAATCGAGCGGAAGTACGACGTCGAAGCGGCCGCAGAGCTGCCTGACCTGACCGGTGTCGCCTCAGTGGCGAAGGTCGTCGACCAAGGTGTAGTCGAACTGGACGCCGTCTATCACGACACGACCGACCACCTCCTGCTCTCGGACTCGATCACGCTCCGCCGCCGCACGGGCGGCGACGACGAGGGCTGGCACCTGAAACTGCCGGTGTCCCGCATAGAAGGCGCGCGGGACGAGATCCAGGCACCCCTGGCGGACTCGGTGCCTTCCGAGCTGTCCGCGCTGGTGCGCTCCCGGGTGCGCGGCGCCGAACTCGTACCCGTCATGCGGCTGTTGACCGCGCGGGACCTGCGCCACCTCCTCGACGGCAAGGGCGCGCTCCTGGCCGAGCTGAGCATCGACCGGGTCAGGGCCGAACGGCTCACGGAGGGCGGCGGCACCGCCGAGTGGGCCGAGATCGAGGTGGAGCTCGCGGACGACGTGGACCCCGCGCTGCTCGACGCGATCGAGAAGAAGCTCAAGAAGCTCGGCGTCGAGCGGTCGGCGGCCGCGTCGAAACTGGCCAAGGCCCAAGCGGGGACGGCACTGAGCGCGGCCAGGCAGCTGGTCGCGGAGGGCACATTGAAGCCTGCCAAGGGCAAGAAGGGGCAGAAGGGTGAGCGGTACACCGTCATCCAGCCGAAGGACTCCGCCGTGCAACCTGACCCCGTCACCGCTGCCGACCACGTCCTCGCCTACATCCGCACCCAGCGCGACGCCCTCGTCGCCCTCGACCCCGACGTCCGCCGCGACCTGCCGGACTCCGTGCACCAGATGCGGGTCGCCACGCGGCGCATGCGCAGCGCGTTCCGCTCGTACCGGAAGCTGCTCGACCGCTCCGTCACCGACCCGATCGGCGACGAACTGAAGTGGCTCGCGGGGGAACTCGGCGTCGACCGCGACCAGGAGGTCCTGGCCGAGCGGCTCACCGGCCGCATCGACGCCGTGCCGGGGACGCTGCTCCTGGGCCCCGTGCGGGCCCGCCTGAGCATCTGGAACGTCGCCGGCTCCGTCGACGCCCGGAGCAGGACCGTCGCCGCGCTCGAAAGCAGCCGGTACGTGCAGCTCCTCGACTCCGTGGACGCGCTGCTCGCCGACCCGCCGCTGCGCAAGGCCGCCACCGCGGCTCCCGGCAAGGCGCTGCCCAAGGCCGCCCGTAAGGACTTCGCCCGCCTGGAGGCCCGCATCGAACACGCCCTCGCGCTCGCTCCGGGGGAGGAGCGTGACGTGGCGATGCACCGCGCCCGCAAGGCCGCCAAGCGCGCCCGGTACGCGGGTGAGGCGGCGAAGCCCGCGCTCGGCAAGCCCGCCAAGCGGTTCGCGAAGCGGATGAAGGCCGTCCAGAAGGTGCTCGGCGATCACCAGGACAGCGTGGTCGCGCGCGAGGCCCTGCGGAACCTCGCGATCCAGGCCCACGCGGCGGGCGAGACCGCCTTCACCTGGGGTCTTCTGTACGGCCAGGAGGAGGCCAGGGCCGCCGAGCGCGAGCACGAGCTGCCGGCGGTATGGCACCGGGCGTCCCGGCCGAAACTGAGGTCGTCATTGGGTGGCTGA
- the ndk gene encoding nucleoside-diphosphate kinase, whose product MTQRTLVLLKPDTVRRGLIGEIIGRIERKAGWTISALELRSLDQETLEQHYGEHKGKPFYEPLVAFMSSGPVVALVVEGERVIEGVRALAGPTDPIAAAPGSIRGDFGSIVRENLIHASDSEESAERELKIFFPGVV is encoded by the coding sequence ATGACCCAGCGCACTCTCGTCCTGCTCAAGCCCGACACCGTCCGTCGTGGCCTGATCGGCGAGATCATCGGCCGCATCGAGCGCAAGGCGGGCTGGACGATCTCCGCTCTCGAACTGCGCTCGCTCGACCAGGAGACGCTGGAGCAGCACTACGGCGAGCACAAGGGCAAGCCCTTCTACGAGCCGCTGGTCGCCTTCATGTCCTCCGGTCCGGTCGTCGCGCTCGTCGTCGAGGGTGAGCGCGTCATCGAGGGCGTGCGCGCCCTCGCGGGTCCGACCGACCCGATCGCCGCCGCGCCCGGCTCCATCCGTGGCGACTTCGGCAGCATCGTCCGGGAGAACCTCATCCACGCGTCGGACTCCGAGGAGTCCGCCGAGCGCGAGCTGAAGATCTTCTTCCCGGGTGTCGTCTGA
- the rodA gene encoding rod shape-determining protein RodA has translation MAGNNGFSVSGYGPERSSLSARLFARDSLVRRMDWPILLSAIALSAIGSALVYSATRNRTELVGDDPYSFLLKHLLNTGIGIALMAGTVWLGHRTLRTAVPILYGISVLLVLLVLTPLGATINGAHAWIVLGGGFSLQPSEFVKITIILGMAMLLAARVDAGDRDHPDHRTVVQALGLAAVPIVIVLLMPDLGSVMVMAMIVLGVLLASGASNRWVFGLLGTGAAGAIAVWQLGVLDDYQIARFAAFANPALDPAGVGYNTNQARIAIGSGGLTGTGLFKGSQTTGQFVPEQQTDFVFTVAGEELGFAGAGLILVLLGVFLWRACRIARETTELYGTIVAAGIIAWFAFQSFENIGMTLGIMPVAGLPLPFVSYGGSSMFAVWVAVGLLQSIKVQRPMSA, from the coding sequence GTGGCCGGCAACAATGGCTTCTCCGTCTCCGGTTACGGGCCCGAGCGCTCCTCGCTCTCGGCCCGCCTGTTCGCCCGCGACTCGCTGGTGCGCAGGATGGACTGGCCGATACTGCTCTCGGCGATCGCGCTCTCCGCGATCGGCTCCGCGCTCGTCTACTCCGCGACGCGCAACCGCACCGAGCTGGTCGGCGACGACCCGTACTCCTTCCTGCTCAAGCACCTCCTGAACACCGGCATCGGCATCGCCCTGATGGCGGGCACGGTGTGGCTCGGCCACCGGACGCTGCGGACGGCCGTGCCGATCCTCTACGGCATCTCCGTCCTGCTCGTCCTGCTCGTCCTCACCCCGCTCGGTGCGACGATCAACGGCGCGCACGCCTGGATCGTCCTCGGCGGCGGCTTCTCGCTGCAGCCCTCCGAGTTCGTGAAGATCACGATCATCCTGGGCATGGCGATGCTGCTCGCGGCCCGGGTGGACGCGGGCGACCGCGACCACCCCGACCACCGCACGGTCGTGCAGGCCCTCGGCCTGGCCGCCGTACCGATAGTGATCGTGCTCCTCATGCCCGACCTCGGGTCGGTCATGGTGATGGCGATGATCGTGCTCGGCGTGCTGCTCGCGTCGGGCGCCTCCAACCGCTGGGTCTTCGGACTCCTCGGCACGGGCGCCGCCGGCGCGATCGCCGTCTGGCAGCTCGGCGTCCTGGACGACTACCAGATCGCCCGCTTCGCGGCCTTCGCCAACCCCGCGCTCGACCCGGCGGGCGTCGGCTACAACACCAACCAGGCGCGCATCGCGATCGGCTCCGGCGGCCTGACGGGCACCGGCCTCTTCAAGGGCTCGCAGACCACCGGACAGTTCGTGCCCGAGCAGCAGACGGACTTCGTGTTCACCGTCGCGGGCGAGGAACTCGGCTTCGCGGGCGCGGGACTCATCCTCGTCCTGCTCGGCGTCTTCCTCTGGCGCGCCTGCCGCATCGCGCGCGAGACGACCGAGCTGTACGGCACGATCGTCGCCGCCGGGATCATCGCCTGGTTCGCCTTCCAGTCCTTCGAGAACATCGGGATGACGCTCGGCATCATGCCGGTGGCCGGTCTGCCGCTGCCCTTCGTCTCGTACGGAGGGTCATCGATGTTCGCGGTCTGGGTGGCCGTCGGGCTGCTCCAGTCGATCAAGGTGCAGCGGCCGATGTCGGCCTAG
- the mrdA gene encoding penicillin-binding protein 2, with protein MTNIPETGRTPRVQIRLIVIQILVLSLLLTLGGRLWYLQIRNGEEYAEEASGNHVQQVVDPAVRGSILDARGVPIADNETRLVVSASRTDLMKMKDDGKAALAKLADVLGMTPKEVSDKVRLCDSKTPQPCWNGSPYQPIPITDEASPKQALQIRERAEDFPGITAEPTAVRRYAAPGKSNTAQVLGYLSPVTDEEIKKAEHTNSPFLRSDQVGRSGLERTYDAQLRGKAGVTRYEVDNLGRVIGKAKDDPAQPGANVVTSIDARVQALSEYWLNDAMKKARQEFDKNTNENYKADAGAVVVMENKTGRIVSMASNPTYDPNAWVGGISGKDYAQLTGKKSNYPLLNRAIQGQAAPGSIFKVIPTTAAVNAGYDFNGSYPCPSSYSIGGQVFKNFESQGHGSITLGQALEVSCDTVFYKLSHDQWAKDGGNKPKKDAKDWFYKTAHQFGLGKETGIDLPNEVTGRVPDRQWKKDYWKANKDGWCKQGKKGGDYVEKIAYENCLEGMKMRAGDSVNYSIGQGDTLVTPIQMASIYSAIANGGTLYNPTVGKAIVSADGKQVQEIKPKSHGKLPMSEETRKDIDGALADVATKGTAAWRFQGWPQDKIPMHAKTGTAEVHGKQTTSWFATYTKDYSIVMTISQGGTGSGASGPAVRKIYDGIYGLDDEGKQDPKKALLPEPQKDLPKIETDGSIKSPKIKPYKPEAPKPSEAPQELAGAPANGRRD; from the coding sequence GTGACCAACATTCCCGAGACCGGCCGGACCCCGCGGGTCCAGATCCGTCTCATCGTCATCCAGATCCTCGTCCTCTCCCTCCTCCTGACCCTCGGCGGCCGCCTCTGGTACCTCCAGATCCGCAACGGCGAGGAGTACGCCGAGGAGGCCTCCGGCAACCACGTCCAGCAGGTCGTCGACCCGGCCGTACGCGGCTCGATCCTCGACGCCCGCGGCGTGCCGATCGCCGACAACGAGACCCGCCTGGTCGTCTCCGCGTCCCGCACGGACCTGATGAAGATGAAGGACGACGGCAAGGCGGCCCTCGCCAAGCTCGCCGACGTCCTCGGCATGACGCCCAAGGAAGTCTCCGACAAGGTCCGCCTCTGCGACTCCAAGACCCCGCAGCCCTGCTGGAACGGCTCGCCCTACCAGCCGATCCCGATCACGGACGAGGCCTCGCCCAAGCAGGCGCTCCAGATCCGTGAGCGCGCCGAGGACTTCCCCGGCATCACCGCCGAGCCCACCGCCGTCCGCCGCTATGCCGCGCCCGGCAAGTCCAACACCGCCCAGGTGCTCGGCTATCTCTCGCCCGTCACCGACGAGGAGATCAAGAAGGCCGAGCACACCAACTCGCCGTTCCTGCGCTCCGACCAGGTCGGCCGCTCCGGTCTCGAGCGGACCTACGACGCGCAGCTGCGCGGCAAGGCGGGCGTCACCCGCTACGAGGTCGACAACCTCGGCCGCGTCATCGGCAAGGCCAAGGACGACCCGGCCCAGCCCGGCGCGAACGTCGTCACCAGCATCGACGCGCGCGTACAGGCCCTGTCCGAGTACTGGCTGAACGACGCGATGAAGAAGGCCCGCCAGGAGTTCGACAAGAACACCAACGAGAACTACAAGGCCGACGCGGGCGCCGTCGTCGTCATGGAGAACAAGACCGGCCGCATCGTCTCGATGGCGTCCAACCCGACCTACGACCCGAACGCCTGGGTCGGCGGCATCTCCGGCAAGGACTACGCGCAGCTCACCGGCAAGAAGTCCAACTACCCGCTCCTGAACCGCGCCATCCAGGGCCAGGCGGCCCCCGGCTCCATCTTCAAGGTCATCCCGACCACGGCGGCGGTCAACGCGGGCTACGACTTCAACGGCAGCTACCCCTGCCCCAGCTCGTACTCCATCGGGGGCCAGGTCTTCAAGAACTTCGAGTCGCAGGGCCACGGCAGCATCACCCTCGGCCAGGCCCTGGAGGTCTCCTGCGACACCGTCTTCTACAAGCTCTCGCACGACCAGTGGGCCAAGGACGGCGGCAACAAGCCGAAGAAGGACGCCAAGGACTGGTTCTACAAGACCGCCCACCAGTTCGGCCTCGGCAAGGAGACCGGCATCGACCTGCCGAACGAGGTCACCGGACGCGTCCCGGACCGCCAGTGGAAGAAGGACTACTGGAAGGCCAACAAGGACGGCTGGTGCAAGCAGGGCAAGAAGGGCGGGGACTACGTCGAGAAGATCGCGTACGAGAACTGCCTCGAAGGCATGAAGATGCGCGCCGGTGACTCCGTCAACTACTCCATCGGACAGGGCGACACCCTCGTCACGCCGATACAGATGGCCTCGATCTACTCCGCCATCGCCAACGGCGGCACCCTGTACAACCCCACCGTCGGCAAGGCGATCGTCAGCGCCGACGGCAAGCAGGTCCAGGAGATCAAGCCGAAGTCGCACGGCAAGCTGCCCATGAGCGAGGAGACGCGCAAGGACATAGACGGTGCGCTCGCCGACGTGGCGACCAAGGGAACGGCGGCCTGGCGGTTCCAGGGCTGGCCGCAGGACAAGATCCCGATGCACGCCAAGACGGGTACGGCGGAGGTCCACGGCAAGCAGACCACCTCGTGGTTCGCGACGTACACCAAGGACTACTCGATCGTGATGACGATCTCCCAGGGTGGTACGGGTTCCGGCGCTTCGGGCCCCGCCGTCCGCAAGATCTACGACGGCATCTACGGCCTCGACGACGAGGGCAAGCAGGACCCCAAGAAGGCCCTGCTCCCCGAGCCGCAGAAGGACCTGCCGAAGATCGAGACCGACGGTTCGATCAAGTCCCCGAAGATCAAGCCGTACAAGCCGGAGGCCCCCAAGCCGTCCGAGGCGCCGCAGGAACTGGCGGGCGCGCCCGCGAACGGGAGGCGCGACTAG
- the mreC gene encoding rod shape-determining protein MreC: MRDTRESRLLLVLLIAIAFALITVDIRGGEDSPVDGARQAAATVFGPVENGVSSAVDPIGNAIGAVRDSGDRHDRIAELTRQNAALKAKLGSDDRNRSRVRQLDSMLKSAGAGQYGIKGAEVIGIGAAQGFSWTVTIDAGANDGLKRDMTVLNGDGLVGRVTTVGPGTATVLLANDPDFTVGTRMEKTDELGFATGQGDRPLSVQMLNGKAEIKKGDRLVTFGSQKDKPFVPGVPVGEVVRVDPSGGDLTRNIFIKPYVGFTKLDIVGVVVEAPREDPRDTVLPKKPAKPKPTPTVTVTATPSGQPPVDGADNGNEQ; this comes from the coding sequence GTGAGGGACACACGAGAGAGCCGGCTGCTCCTGGTGCTGCTGATCGCCATCGCGTTCGCTTTGATCACGGTGGACATCCGTGGTGGCGAGGACTCGCCGGTCGACGGTGCCCGCCAGGCCGCCGCCACGGTCTTCGGCCCGGTCGAGAACGGCGTGTCGTCCGCCGTCGACCCGATCGGCAACGCCATCGGCGCGGTACGGGACTCCGGCGACCGGCATGACCGGATCGCGGAACTCACGCGGCAGAACGCCGCGTTGAAGGCGAAGCTCGGCAGCGACGACCGCAACCGCAGTCGCGTCAGACAGCTGGACAGCATGCTCAAGAGCGCCGGCGCAGGGCAGTACGGCATCAAGGGCGCCGAAGTCATCGGCATAGGAGCGGCCCAGGGCTTCTCCTGGACCGTCACCATCGACGCCGGTGCCAACGACGGACTCAAGCGGGACATGACCGTCCTGAACGGCGACGGCCTGGTCGGCCGCGTCACCACGGTCGGCCCGGGCACCGCGACCGTCCTGCTCGCCAACGACCCCGACTTCACCGTCGGCACCCGCATGGAGAAGACCGACGAGCTCGGCTTCGCCACCGGACAGGGCGACCGCCCGCTGTCGGTGCAGATGCTCAACGGCAAGGCCGAGATCAAGAAGGGCGACCGCCTGGTCACCTTCGGCTCGCAGAAGGACAAGCCGTTCGTGCCGGGCGTACCCGTCGGTGAGGTCGTCCGCGTCGACCCGTCGGGCGGTGACCTGACGCGCAACATCTTCATCAAGCCGTACGTCGGCTTCACCAAGCTGGACATCGTCGGAGTCGTCGTCGAAGCGCCCCGCGAGGACCCGCGCGACACGGTCCTGCCGAAGAAGCCCGCCAAGCCGAAGCCGACCCCGACGGTGACCGTCACGGCCACCCCGTCAGGACAGCCCCCGGTCGACGGCGCCGACAACGGCAACGAGCAGTAG